The Cyprinus carpio isolate SPL01 chromosome B17, ASM1834038v1, whole genome shotgun sequence genome has a window encoding:
- the cfap99 gene encoding cilia- and flagella-associated protein 99 isoform X2, producing MNYKELLNEVTRLLDEFQEDKQCIDSFTEDTARDLKNLSASDQKFIIDTLYGCIMHKKLLDVVVNIFYNHHGKKLFRVDRNLFIVVCYLATFCLDDLGLEHFSRIIKSLDISKMHKFLSFFFNISNLTTHIQREWSHIYDAAVVDNNWITPLLRWCNEMEVLLDQLAQKMGRGNLPKKSPRKNTKPREFDLTQPKARPLPAPEVIPQQDKPKTKPVPTTTHRTPKEPEILDDMKQRNRQKALQILNEANSQQFRCANPQKSEKTQNVISQILQSHDAGLQFDNLYTSGSPATQKINSLPVRLNTTAILREGALYNRQLEEELQRLERLSQGASEPSTFLQWQKEMKEKDLQEELAELERRRLEGRISHEEAVLARERVLERNHHKAQQTKEETAELMRKYAEKRLREEKEMRELVQQVADGHKNSKAAKAKLQEIKQRIVKEVSEHSRELLSQALEEAQAELSRKMELIRQIRAFESVPLVRQKFVNDTETGGHDLLCEMSLAELRERLARLREFEQCELEDRRQRIFQEKQLKEQLLLEQLDNISLRRTLAEQAALRSQEEKRMRNELREAVSKDERVLTLQKTLEQKRQERQKRKTEKNSMKRNEQVLPLTLKSTLNKKQVLEEQHWQELERNLEQQIYGTVQQSSKKNGAGQNHRRVY from the exons ATGAACTACAAAGAACTGCTCAACGAGGTCACAAGACTCCTGGACGAGTTTCAGGAAGACAAACAATGCATCGACAGTTTTACTGAGGATACTGCCAGGGATCTTAAG AATCTCTCCGCTTCTGACCAGAAGTTCATTATTGATACGTTGTATGGATGTATCATGCACAAAAAGCTTTTGGACGTTGTGGTCAACATCTTTTACAATCACcatggaaaaaaattattcagagtgGATCGAAACCTGTTCAttg TCGTCTGTTATCTCGCCACGTTCTGTCTTGATGATCTTGGCCTGGAGCATTTCAGTAGAATTATCAAGTCTCTAGACATCTCAAAAATGCACAAA TTCCTGAGCTTTTTCTTTAATATCAGCAACCTCACAACACACATCCAGAGGGAATGGAGTCACATCTATGATGCTGCTGTTGTAGATAATAACTGGATCACCCCTTTGCtgag ATGGTGCAATGAGATGGAGGTGCTGTTGGATCAGCTTGCCCAAAAAATGGGCAGAGGAAATCTGCCAAAAAAATCTCCCAGGAAAAACACTAAGCCCAGGGAATTTGATCTGACCCAGCCCAAAGCTCGACCACTCCCTGCTCCTGAAGTCATTCCGCAGCAGGACAAGCCCAAGACCAAGCCG GTACCAACCACCACTCACAGAACTCCAAAGGAACCAGAGATTCTGGATGATATGAAGCAGAGGAACAGACAGAAAGCTTTA CAAATCCTGAATGAAGCAAACTCTCAGCAGTTCAGATGTGCAAATCCGCAGAAGTCTGAGAAAACTCAA AATGTGATATCCCAAATTCTTCAAAGCCATGATGCTGGACTCCAATTTGACAACCTTTATACTTCTGGAAGCCCTGCCACCCAAAAG ATAAACAGCTTACCTGTCAGACTGAACACAACAGCCATACTGCGAGAGGGAGCTTTATATAATCGTCAACTGGAAGAAGAGTTACAAAG ATTAGAGCGATTATCGCAGGGTGCAAGTGAGCCATCTACGTTCCTGCAGTGGCAGAAGGAGATGAAAGAGAAGGATCTACAGGAAGAACTAGCTGAGCTGGAGCGCCGAAGACTGGAGGGACGGATTAGCCATGAGGAGGCAGTTCTTGCACGAGAGCGTGTCTTGGAGCGTAACCACCATAAAGCTCAGCAGACTAAAGAGGAG ACTGCTGAGCTCATGCGCAAGTATGCAGAGAAACGTCTGAGGGAAGAGAAGGAAATGAGAGAGCTGGTGCAACAAGTGGCCGATGGTCACAAGAACTCCAAAGCCGCCAAAGCTAAGCTGCAAGAAATTAAACAACGAATAG TTAAGGAGGTCTCAGAGCACAGCAGGGAACTCCTCAGTCAGGCTCTGGAGGAAGCCCAGGCTGAGCTAAGCAGGAAGATGGAGCTTATCCGTCAGATTCGTGCTTTTGAGTCAGTACCTCTGGTCAGACAAAAGTTTGTGAATGACACTGAG ACTGGGGGTCACGATTTGCTGTGTGAGATGTCTCTGGCTGAGCTGCGGGAGCGTTTGGCACGCTTGAGAGAGTTTGAGCAGTGTGAGCTGGAGGACAGAAGACAGCGCATTTTTCAGGAGAAACAGCTCAAAGAGCAGCTACTGCTAGAACAGCTGGACAATATCTCCCTTCGCAGAACTCTAGCAGAACAGGCCGCTTTGCGCAG TCAAGAAGAGAAAAGGATGAGAAATGAACTGCGAGAGGCTGTCAGTAAAGATGAGAGAGTGCTGACCCTACAGAAGACCCTGGAGCAGAAACGACAGGAAAgacaaaagagaaagacagaaaaaaacagtatgaaGAGAAATGAGCAGGTGCTTCCACTCACACTGAAGTCCACCCTCAACAAAAAG CAGGTTCTTGAGGAACAGCATTGGCAGGAGTTGGAGCGCAATTTGGAACAACAGATTTACGGCACTGTGCAGCAGTCATCTAAAAAAAATGGTGCTGGTCAGAATCACAGGCGAGTTTACTGA
- the cfap99 gene encoding cilia- and flagella-associated protein 99 isoform X1 has product MNYKELLNEVTRLLDEFQEDKQCIDSFTEDTARDLKNLSASDQKFIIDTLYGCIMHKKLLDVVVNIFYNHHGKKLFRVDRNLFIVVCYLATFCLDDLGLEHFSRIIKSLDISKMHKFLSFFFNISNLTTHIQREWSHIYDAAVVDNNWITPLLRWCNEMEVLLDQLAQKMGRGNLPKKSPRKNTKPREFDLTQPKARPLPAPEVIPQQDKPKTKPVPTTTHRTPKEPEILDDMKQRNRQKALQILNEANSQQFRCANPQKSEKTQNVISQILQSHDAGLQFDNLYTSGSPATQKINSLPVRLNTTAILREGALYNRQLEEELQRLERLSQGASEPSTFLQWQKEMKEKDLQEELAELERRRLEGRISHEEAVLARERVLERNHHKAQQTKEETAELMRKYAEKRLREEKEMRELVQQVADGHKNSKAAKAKLQEIKQRIVKEVSEHSRELLSQALEEAQAELSRKMELIRQIRAFESVPLVRQKFVNDTETGGHDLLCEMSLAELRERLARLREFEQCELEDRRQRIFQEKQLKEQLLLEQLDNISLRRTLAEQAALRSQEEKRMRNELREAVSKDERVLTLQKTLEQKRQERQKRKTEKNSMKRNEQVLPLTLKSTLNKKQQVLEEQHWQELERNLEQQIYGTVQQSSKKNGAGQNHRRVY; this is encoded by the exons ATGAACTACAAAGAACTGCTCAACGAGGTCACAAGACTCCTGGACGAGTTTCAGGAAGACAAACAATGCATCGACAGTTTTACTGAGGATACTGCCAGGGATCTTAAG AATCTCTCCGCTTCTGACCAGAAGTTCATTATTGATACGTTGTATGGATGTATCATGCACAAAAAGCTTTTGGACGTTGTGGTCAACATCTTTTACAATCACcatggaaaaaaattattcagagtgGATCGAAACCTGTTCAttg TCGTCTGTTATCTCGCCACGTTCTGTCTTGATGATCTTGGCCTGGAGCATTTCAGTAGAATTATCAAGTCTCTAGACATCTCAAAAATGCACAAA TTCCTGAGCTTTTTCTTTAATATCAGCAACCTCACAACACACATCCAGAGGGAATGGAGTCACATCTATGATGCTGCTGTTGTAGATAATAACTGGATCACCCCTTTGCtgag ATGGTGCAATGAGATGGAGGTGCTGTTGGATCAGCTTGCCCAAAAAATGGGCAGAGGAAATCTGCCAAAAAAATCTCCCAGGAAAAACACTAAGCCCAGGGAATTTGATCTGACCCAGCCCAAAGCTCGACCACTCCCTGCTCCTGAAGTCATTCCGCAGCAGGACAAGCCCAAGACCAAGCCG GTACCAACCACCACTCACAGAACTCCAAAGGAACCAGAGATTCTGGATGATATGAAGCAGAGGAACAGACAGAAAGCTTTA CAAATCCTGAATGAAGCAAACTCTCAGCAGTTCAGATGTGCAAATCCGCAGAAGTCTGAGAAAACTCAA AATGTGATATCCCAAATTCTTCAAAGCCATGATGCTGGACTCCAATTTGACAACCTTTATACTTCTGGAAGCCCTGCCACCCAAAAG ATAAACAGCTTACCTGTCAGACTGAACACAACAGCCATACTGCGAGAGGGAGCTTTATATAATCGTCAACTGGAAGAAGAGTTACAAAG ATTAGAGCGATTATCGCAGGGTGCAAGTGAGCCATCTACGTTCCTGCAGTGGCAGAAGGAGATGAAAGAGAAGGATCTACAGGAAGAACTAGCTGAGCTGGAGCGCCGAAGACTGGAGGGACGGATTAGCCATGAGGAGGCAGTTCTTGCACGAGAGCGTGTCTTGGAGCGTAACCACCATAAAGCTCAGCAGACTAAAGAGGAG ACTGCTGAGCTCATGCGCAAGTATGCAGAGAAACGTCTGAGGGAAGAGAAGGAAATGAGAGAGCTGGTGCAACAAGTGGCCGATGGTCACAAGAACTCCAAAGCCGCCAAAGCTAAGCTGCAAGAAATTAAACAACGAATAG TTAAGGAGGTCTCAGAGCACAGCAGGGAACTCCTCAGTCAGGCTCTGGAGGAAGCCCAGGCTGAGCTAAGCAGGAAGATGGAGCTTATCCGTCAGATTCGTGCTTTTGAGTCAGTACCTCTGGTCAGACAAAAGTTTGTGAATGACACTGAG ACTGGGGGTCACGATTTGCTGTGTGAGATGTCTCTGGCTGAGCTGCGGGAGCGTTTGGCACGCTTGAGAGAGTTTGAGCAGTGTGAGCTGGAGGACAGAAGACAGCGCATTTTTCAGGAGAAACAGCTCAAAGAGCAGCTACTGCTAGAACAGCTGGACAATATCTCCCTTCGCAGAACTCTAGCAGAACAGGCCGCTTTGCGCAG TCAAGAAGAGAAAAGGATGAGAAATGAACTGCGAGAGGCTGTCAGTAAAGATGAGAGAGTGCTGACCCTACAGAAGACCCTGGAGCAGAAACGACAGGAAAgacaaaagagaaagacagaaaaaaacagtatgaaGAGAAATGAGCAGGTGCTTCCACTCACACTGAAGTCCACCCTCAACAAAAAG CAGCAGGTTCTTGAGGAACAGCATTGGCAGGAGTTGGAGCGCAATTTGGAACAACAGATTTACGGCACTGTGCAGCAGTCATCTAAAAAAAATGGTGCTGGTCAGAATCACAGGCGAGTTTACTGA